The sequence ttttttcttttaattttaattgtattagcttttctttttaatgactgattttaaatgccatttgcttaatgtctttcattttttgtaaagcactttgaattgccttgtgttgaaaagtgctatataaataaccttgccttgccttgccttgccttgccttgccgttACTGACTGTTACTCATATCAAAACATTCAATACATTAACTCTCCCAGCCCCAAATACAATTCTCTACAGACTCTTCAGCTGTAATTAAATATTGCAAAAATAGCAGCAGTGATATGGTGCACAGATCAGTTTGAAAAAAATCGGTCCATTTATTTAAGTACTTTTCAAGGTCAAATTAACAATTACTCATGATATACTGTAGATCAATTGGCAGGTACATTATTCAGTTTATCTTTATAAGATTGACTTACTTTTATTAATACTACTAAATGATTAACTTCTGAAACCATAAAAGAATGATAACTTAAATGAAATGAATCAGTGACCACTGCTAGCTCAGTGTCACACGTTTCAAACCTAGTAGTACCAACAAGAGGAAGATATTTAGTCACAAACTTCCCTCATGCTTCTTCTTCTGTCTCTTAGATTGTTCTGAATTTTACTTCCATGGACCTCTTCAGGAGTCACTTGTGTTGGTACGACCATGTGGAGGTCCGGGACGGGTTCCGGAGGAAAGCCCCTCTGAAAGGTCTGTAACTTTGACTGACACCTCGCCTCCCTCTCATGCAGAAACCTCAAGTCATTCCTGTGTCATAAACTCATTTCCAAGCTCCGTGAAGTGTCATTTCTTCATGGACTTTTGCAGGCCGTTTTTGTGGAGACACGCTTCCAGAACAGATCATCTCCACCGACAGTCAACTGTGGATTGAGttcagaagcagcagcagctggttgGGGAAAGGCTTTACAGCAGTCTATGAAGGTACAACATTGACAATAGTGTATGCTTTTATTCAGCACTTCTTTCCCCTGACTGTAGAAGTATAGAAAGCTTACCCCTGGTTGAAACAAATCACTTCTCACCTCCTGTGCAGCCATCTGTGGGGGAGAGGTGAAGCGGGACAGCGGCCAGATCCAGTCTCCCAATTATCCCGATGACTACCAGTCcaacaaaatgtgtgtgtggaaaatCACAGTCGCAGAGGGTTTCAACGTTGGCCTCTCCTTTCAGTCATTTGAGGTAAAATCACTTTTCAAGGCATTGTGAAAAGGAGAACATGCAAGAATGCTTCACCAGCCTCAGATTCACCACGTTTTCTTAGCGCTTTAGTTTTTCGACTTTGAAAGGCGAGTAAGGCCTCATCTGCTGTAACATCTCTTTGCAAACATCACTGGCCTTGCTTCCCCTGCAGATTGAGAAACATGACAGCTGTGCCTACGACTTTGTGGAGGTGAGAGACGGCGGCTCAGACAGCAGCCCACTGCTCGGACGTTTCTGCGGCTACGACAAACCAGACGACATGAAAAGCAGCTCCAACCAGCTCTGGCTGAAGTTTGTGTCCGACGGCTCGGTCAACAAAGCCGGGTTTGCAGGCAACTTTTTTAAAGGTCAGAAAGTCATTACGGTAACGAACGGCCAGGATTGAAGAGAGCGTCTGGTTTTATTTTTGACGTTTTCCAATTTCCAGAGATGGACGAGTGCTCCAGACCCGACCACGGTCACTGTGAGCAGCGCTGCCTGAACACGCTGGGCAGCTACAGGTGTGCCTGTGATCCAGGGTATGAGCTGGCAGCGGACAGACGCAGCTGTGAGAGTGAGTGGAGACGCGACTTCACACACTGCGCCTGCATACTGCTTCAGTCACATCTGTACCCTGCTTGTAGAGATCTTCTCTCAGTGCAACACATATCCAATGTCTCTGAGAAGACAATCAAGTGGAAGATTTTACAATcaattctgaaccgaactggaagccagtgtagtgaggccagaattggggtgatgtggtcatgctttttgtggccagtcagaagacgtgcagctgcgttctgcactagctgcaggcgtctaattgaggcctggtccatacccacgtacgtacagagcgttgcagtaatccagtctcgaggtaacaaaggcgttaataaccctttccaggtctttaaaagataaaaacgacttggtcttggccaatagtcgtattttaaaaaagcaggttttgactacgctgctgacctgcttatcgaatttaaaagcgctattgaaggtcactccaaggttcgtgacagaggggaggatattatttttgagggagcccagaatatcaacctgggaggctggaggttggggtccaaaaaagataaCCACAGTCTTGCTCTCATAAAATCAAACCTTTCGAAAAACTGTTTCCAGTCTTTGGTTTTTAACTAATCTATCTTCCTGGGGGtatgcacttttttttttactaggtTAATTCATCTTCTACAGCTGTAGTATTTCCAATCAATAGGCTATGACCTTCTTCTACCACCAGAGGGCAGTACTACCTCACTGCATTTCTTGAGCCTTCAGCACAATGTGGTGCATTTCTTGATTAAAAAAGTGATTGCGTAATCTTTAGTAACTACTCTTCTTCCAGTATCACtcattcatattacataaaTGATCCTGGTTGTAATCTAAGTTTTTGTTATCAAGAGCTTGTTAGCTACGGGGGTAACATGTCCTGCAATTAAATGCAAGAATTCTGACATTAGCACAAATCTAAttaatgtgtctgtgtgttctcCCACCAGCAGCTGCCTGTGGCGGGTTCATCACCAAGCTGAACGGCTCCCTCACCACCCCCGGCTGGCCCAAAGAATACCCCCCCAACAAGAACTGTGTGTGGCAGCTGGTGGCGCCCATTCAGTATCGCATCACTCTGGTGTTCGATGTGTTCGAGGCCGAAGGGAATGATGTAAGTTCATGACTGTAATACATCTCTCTGCAGACTTTTGATCAGATAGTCTACTATAATCATGATCATTTTGCAGGCCAACTCTGTGTCCTCTGTAGTAAAAATGTCCAGtgtttaccaccaggtgtgtaAGTATGACTATGTGGAGGTGCGCAGTGGGTTGAGTTCGGACTCCGAGCTTCATGGGAAGTTCTGTGGAGCGGAAAAACCTGATGTGATCACCTCCCAACAAAACAACATGAGGATCGAGTTCAAGTCTGACAACACCGTCTCCAAGAGGGGCTTCAAGGCCCACTTCTTCTCTGGTAAGTAATGAGGGAACTTTACAGGAAGTGCTGAGGAAGGAAACACTGAGGAAGTATTACATAATGCCAAAGGCCTGCTACTGGAGGAAACATCTCTGCActccagaggtgggagaagtactctaGATCTTGTAATTGAGTGAAAGTATAAGTAGTGTAGTGTAGGAACACTAAAAATTACTAAATATACTTAaactaccaaaagtaaaagtacatatTACGCAATTGGTCCATTGAGTGTAATTagtgatgcattaaagtgttatcaaagctggtaaaggtgcagctatctacatctgtaaagtaactaaagatacaaaataaatgtagtggagtaaaagtacacgagttacctgaattgtagtggggtagaagtacaaagtagcaaacaattgaaatactcaagtcaagtacaagtatctcaaaattgtaattAAGTACTTGGGTAAATCTACTTGGTTACTTTACACCTCTGCTGCACTCCAAAAACAATGAAGCAGCTGTCTTCACTTTCTGATGCTAGACCGGAGGCAGGGATGTTGGACTTGTTTGTTCAAATGTAATTTAATTTTGCACAATTCAATCGTTTAAAAGCATGCCTGGAGTTTAAAGTGAATCTGTCAATTTCACATTCAGACTCACAGTTTGTATTATTCACATAATTAAGACTAATGTTTGTGTATTTCTCTGatggtattttattttattatctaatGTAAAATAATTGTGTAGAAAATGTCATTGCGAAAATGCTCTCCAACTAAATTATAAATATGTTAAAAGTGCTTCATGCGACAACAGCTGAAATACATCCACCTAAACAGACCACCATTTATAATAATAACGGCTATAgaattaattacattttttctcaAATGAATGTCCCAACTGAATGCTCTTTTTTGTAATAAAGAATATGTTGATAGCTCATCTGAATATCCACATAATAACATCTTATTCATTTTGTAATGTTGCGAATGACCagctaaaatgtattaaatggaTCCACTAGTGTACGTATCGGCCTATATCTTGAACCTCAAGCTGTTGATGTATTTCACAATGTATGCATTTGGTTCTTTGGACTGGAAGAGCTGAGCTTTTTAAAAACACTTGCATAAGACTCTTAGACAAGAGAGTTTTGCTGAGAGCGTACAGTACTGCAGATTCTCCCTCGTTCAGTAACACAGGGGGCCTTTGTGTCTGCACTGCAGCGGCACATCTTGGCCCAAAACTCAATATGTGGTGAACTTTTTCCGTGACGGATTCAAGTGCTGTGCAAAGGAATTTTGAAAAGCAAATTCTTTAAACATTTCAACAGATATAGACGAGTGCTCCAAAGAAAACGGAGGCTGCCAGCAGGAGTGTGTGAACACCTTCGGGAGCTACAGCTGCCAGTGCCGCAGCGGCTTCATGCTGCACGACAACAAGCACGACTGCAAGGAAGGTACAGTGGCTGTTCCTGCTGCATACTCGCATGTCTTATTGGAAGGGTCAGTGCACACACATTACAGAAAGACTGGAAACAAtgtcttatttttatttaagcaGAGATggaaaaagtacacacatcctttactcaaatagaagtacagatactcgtgtttaaaattactctggtaaaagtagaagtactgactaaacttctttacccAAGTAAAAGCAGAAATGATTAAAGTAAAATATTCGTTTGACACAAACAAATTATCATTAAATATAAGCAAAACAAAGATTATGTTATttggaaaacataaaacaaatccaCAGATACAATTAATACTAGATAACATACACATAGAAAGAGTATATGAAATGAAGTTCCTTGGTGTGGTTTTGGACCACAACATCAGCTGGAAACCTCATATCactctatataacacactaataTTGCTATATCTGATTTACTGTGTGGAGATTTGGGGAAACACGTACAAAACCAACCTACAGCCGTTATGCACATTACGAAAAAGGGCTATAAGAGTTATCAATAATGTTGGATATCTTGAACAcactaatgtattatttttgaagtcacacatattgaagttcattgatctggttaaatttaaaacggcacaaatcatgtacagagcaagacataatctacttcctaggaaattaaaaacattgttcatagacagagagggtgggtataatttgagaggaaatctacatttgaaacaactcaaggtcagaacaactctgagaagtatgagtttaacaatctgtggggtgatttgatggaatggtttggagcaggagttaaaacaaagcacacgcataattcagtttaaaaggatgtacagaaacacttttttggaaaactatgagaatgaagaaaggtaattgaagatgagaaatgattgtatatgtttgtataaatgtaaatgtatgtaggaataacttgcataatgatttaaaggacaatcattgatcaagtaaggggtgggaattaataagcatttgcttcctccctttcggacacatatgatttattattattattaatatgaagacatttttagtttttttgttgaatatacaaatattaccatgaatgtggataaatactgtattataacaatacggtattctgtttttcacatttgttatttgttatttttttaatctgttcgaaataaagactgaaagaaaAGTAAAGGAGTATGGgcaaaaagtacccataactagcagctgttttaaagagtacctgacctccctttatattaatagaacaataatgtcattgttagctaatgaatgtttccatgctgaacaacggcaacatgacaacgtttccattggtccctcttctttagagaagagcaggaagtgatggatacacggatcgtgttcaaatcaagaggcacgcaatgactctgaataataatgatcacgccaccaaacacacattcaaactaaagtaactaacctgttagaaagtacaggtatttgtgttaaaaatgtaagaagtaaaagtaaaaagtcatcaGAAAAATAAGAAGTGGAGTAAAGTTGcctactgataccagaaaaatgtacttaagtacagtaactaagtatttgtactccactacttcccacctctgtatttaagtgtttgtttttcaccTTTTATGTAATCTCCCCTTGAAAATGAGCTGACATGAGGGGACAAAAGCTCGGTGTTCTACTTTATAACTTTGATATATCTTATTTACATGTTATTTCTTCTGTCTGGACAGTTTTCTTCTTTCTTATTGTTATTACTTTTGATGGATGCCTATTCTTAGGGAAAGACCCCAGAGGACGCGTGTGGTGAAAGGGGGAAATGATGTGACCACTCTGTGATGCAGCTTCCATTGTTTTGCTTTCCAGCGGGCTGTGATAACGCCGTGAGCACGGTGTCCGGCACAATGAGCAGCCCCAACTGGCCCGATAAGTATCCCAACAAGAAGGCCTGCACCTGGTCTCTGTCCACAACCCCGGGCCATCGGATCAAACTGGTATGTCCAAGCGTCTTTTGTCACAAGCCAACTTGAAAAGAAAGATATTCATACCTTTTTATCACCACAGGTTTTCAACGAGATTGACATGGAGGCTCACCTGGAGTGTGCTTACGACCACCTGGAGATCTACGACGGGCAGGACGCTCGTGCACAAAGTCTAGGACGATTCTGCGGCACCAAAAAGCCTTCTCCAGTCATGTCCACTGGAAACAAAATGTTCCTGCATTTTTTCTCAGACAACTCCGTGCAGAAGAGAGGCTTTGAGGCTTCATACAGAGCAGGTGGGCAAAGCAATTTTCTACGCCCCAAAAGTCTGGAAAATGGCCCTTTGGAGAAAGAATAAAATACGAAAAAAGTGATGTTTCAACTATGTTTGTCCCGCTATGTTTAGAAAAGTTGCATTCTTTcctcacttttacaagatcCTCTGTGTGAGCCTCTAATCTTGTGGTTGTGAATTCCCAGAATGTGGAGGAAGCCTGAAAGCCGAGGTCAACACAAAAGATCTGTACTCCCATGCACAGTTTGGAGATACCAACTACCCGAGCGGCTCGGACTGTCTGTGGGTGGTCTCAGCTGAGAAGGGATACGGAGTGGAGATCATCTTCCAAGTGTTTGAGATCGAGGAGGAGGTGGACTGCGGGTATGATTACGTGGAGCTGTATGACGGTGCTGACATCAAGTCTCCCAGGCTGGGACGATATTGTGGATCTGGGGTAAGGCTAAAAATACCAGTTTAGAGTTTTAAAAACGGTTTAAATTACTCTTCAAAAACCCTTTTTCTTCCCCTCAGGCTCCAGAGGAAGTGTACTCAGCGGGAGATGCCATAGTTTTAAAGTTTCACTCCGATGACAGCATCAATAAAAAAGGCTTTCATGTTCGCTACACAAGCACAAAGTTCCAGGACACGTTACACGCAAGCAAGTGACTCTCTACCCCAAAACTAAATGCGGAGACTTCACCCCTAACTTTTGGTCGGACACACCCATCTCGAGTGGCTGCATGGATTGATACCGCAAACACCAACCCGCATACTTTTACACTCACATCTGTTTTGAAAATTGCATCTTCCATAGCTCTTTAGGATGAGAGGCGAGGAGTAGCTTGCAGTGATTATGTTGAGTAAATGCAGCGCCTGTAACGAGCTGATTAAGTCCTAGCACTGTGTTGAAGATATACAATGTATATATTGTGATATAGTCTTAATTTTAATGAATGTAATGCACTTTGTTGTTTTATAAAAATGGACGAATGCacataacaaaataataatgatgGAGAAAGAAATGATGTAATCTGAGTTTTCCTTCCCAAAATATGAATTGTtcgtttattttatattttgtctgacttgcatttgatattgaattTTCATTTCATTCTTTACAGATTCAATTAGCGCCACATAATTCAATCTATCCAATATTCCCTTTACATCTCTGACTACGTCCTCATCagtaaaacaaatgtatacTGACTTTGAACAGCAACTTAATACATAATAccttgatttattttttaactcaCTTTAGTCTTTGAGAAGTGTACAATGTGGGCGTATAAGTACAGAGACAACAATTCAAGGAAGTGAGGAAGCGAGGATGTACAAACTGAAATAGGAGCCCTGAGCCTTCCATTTAGACCGATAGGGCTCCAACACCAACATAATGTAATCAAATGGCAAGGATGATCTATTTACTTTTTAATTTGGAATAAGTACTTTGGAAAGAAGTTGGAAGacattttttaaacttttattaacattttaatttagTGTTATATTGGTTGCCAACATGTATCAGCCATTGAGTCAGCTAACAGTCAAGACATCTATCAAAACCAGTAGAACATATCCACACTTAAAAccatttgttcacattataaaaAACGTATTAAACCCAAATTACCTTAAATACGCTTTTACAAATGTGTTGTCGTTGTTCTGCTGCTAGTTCGAATAAAAAAACATTCCCATTGTCCCTGAAtgcaccaaaaaaaaaaactaacaaTAGGATATAGCACCTGATTAACTAAAAATGTACTGTATCAACATATCCATAAAACCACATTATAGAGTGGTAAATATATGTGGATCATGAACAACAAAAGATTATTGAatgattaaaataataataaaccagACAGTTTCATATTCTTCACTGAAGCACAGCTCCTCTGAAGTGAAACGTGTGGCAGTAGATCCAGTCTAGAAAATGAACAATGTGTTACAGAACTTAAAAGTTCCCCGTGGAGCTGCTGTCCTCTAGAAGTGTTGTTTTCCAATGAGTGACCCTTTGTTTGTTTAGATGCACACAGTCCTTCAAATAGTGTCACATTGTGTTAATGATCACCAGGTGGCAGTCACACTCTAAGGTAAGCTGCAATGTGCCAACAAACACAGGCAAGAAGAAGACTGAAGGCTAGCTAGTAGCTAGTAGCTAACAGATTGCAAATGTGTGTGAGGAAGAGGATCTCCACAGGGCCCCATCTGGTTCTGTTGTTGAGATGTATCTAATGTACAATGCAACTTCACAATTCTCCACTTCTCTACATAGTAAAAGTAATTGTTCCATGTTTGTTTATCaactttttaaaatctttttcagttgcatatttgtcacACTTTTTTAAATCTTAGGGAGGAACACTTTGAGTGGCTCATTCTCATGCACTTTATCCAGGAAGCCGAGGTTGAAGTAGGGGAACAGGGTCTCGGTGAAGGTCTCCCTGAAGGTGTACAGGTGTGCCATGCACTCTGCGTTGTAGAAGGACACCAGGCCCCTCTTGTAGTCCAGATACACCCCGATCCTGACCAGGGGTTCCTCCAGGGACAGGACGGTGGGAGGGGAAGTGCCGGCCATGTACTGTATCCCATAAGACAGGGAGAGGGTCCAGAAGCCGTTGGCAGGGAGGGCTTTGATGACCCCCTTCCTGGGCACCGACTCCCGGGCCACCCCCACCGTCCACACGGTGCTGCTGTAGACTTCGATCTCCCAGTAGTGGCGCCCGTGGGTAAAGCCCTGGCTCCCCAGCAGCGACAAGGCAGCGTTGAACCGTGAGGGGTTGTCCTGCACCGTGAGGTTAAAGGTCTGGTAGCGCACACAGGTGAGGGAGGAGGTCAGGCTGAGCCAAGGGTTGGCCGTGCTGGAGTTAAAGGTGATGGCCGCTGGAACTTAAAACAGGACAAATAACAAAAGAGTTAAAAGATCAGTGGGTTTCTGTGCAGGCTATTGCTTGAAAAATGGGGCCAAAATGATACCAGAGGGACATTTCCCCCCAAATAGGATTTGTTGTATATCCATTACTCccactgtgtcactttgaaatcttAAAGAATACTGCATGCCTCCAGAGTGAAGGAAAAAGCCAAGCCTTCCTAAACATTTCCAAAAGTCTTGAtgaatttaaagtggacctatcatgctatattttaaaaatatattgtagggccatacctatacaaaacatgtctgtgaagtctttttttcaaaacaccaaacaggtcacccattgtagccatccctcatactgctcatacccctcttttgaagccctgttagagaaacgcggatcttgggtccttagcttgaaaaaatgaaagaagaggaggtggagctaatgcctgatcagaattctaccagaGATAAAGTTACATTtggttgtgataaaacgccatcctgtttaaaccacgtcaaagattatttctgaaacagtatggagctcaaatgctttttctcttgcgggtttatcacaaggtgagttctttttttatttcctgctttttaaacacatgtgctctccagtacaggttagcgctgagtgttagcgaggctcgCTAATGCAAACaaagacgtccaaaacacgtcaggcattgtttctgatagcaactttctgtgggtccgctgccgatttgacgtcagttcggatggaatctgtatccgttcgttgtacacccgttttttaaaagatttgggtacggaggaaaagagagagggttttattgcgtgcgtgagttccccgacgcaccggggacacatatgtataaaagacatcacaaagtgaattctgcatgataggtcccctttaagtaaatgGGATCTAGTTTTAACAACACAAACTCTCACAACTCGTACAATTTAATCCAAGTCTAATTCATCCAATGATATGATCGCTTTTTTATAGACATGCATTTTAACTAAAACCTTACTATCTAACACTTTTGGTAAAGTTCAGTGTTTAGGAAGAAGTGAGCATACTGTATAAATGAGACTTTGATTAAACTGCGAGTTTGAGAAAAGGTATGTTTAGTTATAGATCTACAGTTTCTTCAATTCATCAATAGTTTTCTCAGTTATTTGTTAATTGTTCACACCGGAGATGTGACGAGAAGGTTTCTTCAAGAATTCATGATGTGAGTAATAGATCTAAAAATGCTCATTTTCATGTATTCCTTTAGTACCTGGGTAAAGGCTTCCTTTCATGGATTTCCACACTCTGTACTGCAGGGGTCCCGCAAAACGACCCTCACACAGACTGGGCGGTGTGAATGTTGGTTTTTCAAACTTCAGTGAAGGCCTTCCAACATAAGCAAAAAGTCAGAACACTTAAGAGACGGAGATAAAAACAAAATCTATGCAGAATAAAACATTCAGACGCTTCTCTCACTCACCTCTGGAGCAGGGCTTTGATGCTCTGAATCGAGACAGGAATAAACACAAGACAGACATAAACTGTGATTAGTATCTGAGAATCAGAACGCTTTTTCCACATTACATCAATGCCTGAGCTCACGCTATCCCACCCTGTGGCTGGGGAAAGTCCCGCTGTATGGCCCCGTGCCTGAGCTAAACCCCTTATCCTCCAGATCAACAAGTGAGATCACGGTCTGCATCCTGTCTCCACTCTGTGCAAGTCTTTTGTTCCAAGAGAAGTAGCAGCTGTGTTAACATTTCTACCATGTACGATAGTCTTCAAAATAATGCAAAGTGACATGATCAACATGTTTCCGGCCCTTTTAATAATAGTGTACAAACGTACACAGGAAAGCCAGAATGGTCACACCCTGCTCAGTTACGTGTTTAAATGTTGATGTTGGAGCCATCGAGGCACCGACATACAGCCCAGATCATGAGAATGAACTTTTACCCCATATTCCGGTTTCATAGCATCCAAATGAGTCTGGAAACCAACAGATTTAAAACCATGAGCTCAGCATTTCTTGCTCTAATTACCCCCAGAGCTGACTCGTCATCTTCTGTTTCTCATTTCCAGATGGATTGTTTTGAACGTGTATGCGGTTGGTTTCAGCGGATCTTACCCGCAGCAGGGTGAAGGCATCCTGCTCCCTCAGCTTGTCCTCGATCTCGTGGAGGGCCCCCTGCAGACGGGAGATCTCCACACAGAGCAGCGCCTTGTGCTCGTCCAGGCGGATCAGCTCCCTGCGCTCCTCCGTCTTCAGCTTCACCTGCAGCAGCTTCTCCTCCTGGTACAGGAACTGGTGCAGGTCGCTGAACTGGGCCTCGATGCGCTGCTTCAGGTCAGCcgtgtggtcctggatcatggACAAAGTCAGTGGGAGCAATCTCTTACAGAGTTTTCACAAAGATGATCTTTTGTTCTTAGCTGCTGCAATCTATGTTGGGAATTAGACATGTTAAAATCTTTGTTTTGCAGATTGCGTTCTAGCAAAAGCCGATTTTAAAGGTGCCCTATTCTGttgttcatcaatatattacaggtctcagatatatacaaatcatgtctctgaagtgtttgaaataccaaacagatcattgcagcattacccataatcccctctgtttcatccctgtttcaaaagtgctgattctctgtctgttactttagatgaaaataaggagccccttggttggtgattggctaatggttacacaagccaaacaacTTTATGACATCACAACATGGCCaaaatcagctcattttcagacgggtttgtatagaaatggatcaggacaaaaagagagtggGTGTTTTTCCCTGAAACGTTCAGAGTCCCTtttcacagaggggacacatgtttatgaatAAAACACATGAATAGTGGATTTtgtataataggtgacctttaaggccTTTAATGTCAAAGTGGATATTTTAGTCCAGTAAAGATTGTATTGTGTGCTTTGTGGCATCTATGTGTTGTTTGGAAGTGTTTCCTCTCACCTTCAGCTTTGTAACCTCGTCCTCTACCTCTCTGTCACACTGCAGCGCCGTGTTGAGCTCCACCTTCAGTGAGTCCATGGAGCCGCTTAGAGACGCCTGACAGGACAGAGACACAACATCACTGCACACTGACCCGCATCTCCCTTCAAGTACAATGTCCCCCCTATGTATAGTTGATCTGAAGCAAAAAACTAGATAGGAACAGATTAAGAACTCATATACCTATATATAAAACTATATGTAATGTTGCATTCAAGTGCTCACGTACACTGTAGGAAACCAAACAGCCACAGCAGTGATTTACCTGAAATAAACTCCTGATATGCTGAATAATGTGCACTTCCTTCCCAACAAAACGATCTTTTGGAAACTAAATCAAAGTCAGTGtttagagaagaagaagaagaagaaattgacACTATCACAGACTGAAGACCATATGTAGTGTATTATGCACTAACAAAACAGCCTGACTTGCAGCAACATGTGTAACAGAGAACTTGTGAGACCTTGACTTTAGAGGGTACTAAAATCATTATTATAGTATTTTGGATATTTGCCTTCAAACAG comes from Pseudochaenichthys georgianus chromosome 12, fPseGeo1.2, whole genome shotgun sequence and encodes:
- the LOC117455874 gene encoding bone morphogenetic protein 1-like isoform X4; amino-acid sequence: MVAYVMEVAPSFLWLLLCSLRVSLAADWQAVDPHVTLLGDVIDYKDPCKAAAFLGDIALDEDDLRMFRALSNDGATPTVQTSDTDSVNSSRQSIRSKRATDRQSLRRRRRAATSRPERVWPDGIIPYVISGNFTGSQRAIFRQAMRHWEKHTCVTFTDRTTEESYIVFTYRPCGCCSYVGRRGAGPQAISIGKNCDKFGIVVHELGHVIGFWHEHTRPDRDEHVSIIRDNIQPGQEYNFLKMEPGEVDSLGEVYDFGSIMHYAKNTFSRGIFLDTILPRYDVNGVRPPIGQRTQLSKGDIEQARKLYKCARCGDSLQESSGNFSSPGFPNGYSAYAHCVWRISVTPGEKIVLNFTSMDLFRSHLCWYDHVEVRDGFRRKAPLKGRFCGDTLPEQIISTDSQLWIEFRSSSSWLGKGFTAVYEAICGGEVKRDSGQIQSPNYPDDYQSNKMCVWKITVAEGFNVGLSFQSFEIEKHDSCAYDFVEVRDGGSDSSPLLGRFCGYDKPDDMKSSSNQLWLKFVSDGSVNKAGFAGNFFKEMDECSRPDHGHCEQRCLNTLGSYRCACDPGYELAADRRSCETACGGFITKLNGSLTTPGWPKEYPPNKNCVWQLVAPIQYRITLVFDVFEAEGNDVCKYDYVEVRSGLSSDSELHGKFCGAEKPDVITSQQNNMRIEFKSDNTVSKRGFKAHFFSDIDECSKENGGCQQECVNTFGSYSCQCRSGFMLHDNKHDCKEAGCDNAVSTVSGTMSSPNWPDKYPNKKACTWSLSTTPGHRIKLVFNEIDMEAHLECAYDHLEIYDGQDARAQSLGRFCGTKKPSPVMSTGNKMFLHFFSDNSVQKRGFEASYRAECGGSLKAEVNTKDLYSHAQFGDTNYPSGSDCLWVVSAEKGYGVEIIFQVFEIEEEVDCGYDYVELYDGADIKSPRLGRYCGSGAPEEVYSAGDAIVLKFHSDDSINKKGFHVRYTSTKFQDTLHASK
- the LOC117455874 gene encoding bone morphogenetic protein 1-like isoform X3; its protein translation is MVAYVMEVAPSFLWLLLCSLRVSLAADWQAVDPHVTLLGDVIDYKDPCKAAAFLGDIALDEDDLRMFRALSNDGATPTVQTSDTDSVNSSRQSIRSKRATDRQSLRRRRRAATSRPERVWPDGIIPYVISGNFTGSQRAIFRQAMRHWEKHTCVTFTDRTTEESYIVFTYRPCGCCSYVGRRGAGPQAISIGKNCDKFGIVVHELGHVIGFWHEHTRPDRDEHVSIIRDNIQPGQEYNFLKMEPGEVDSLGEVYDFGSIMHYAKNTFSRGIFLDTILPRYDVNGVRPPIGQRTQLSKGDIEQARKLYKCARCGDSLQESSGNFSSPGFPNGYSAYAHCVWRISVTPGEKIVLNFTSMDLFRSHLCWYDHVEVRDGFRRKAPLKGRFCGDTLPEQIISTDSQLWIEFRSSSSWLGKGFTAVYEAICGGEVKRDSGQIQSPNYPDDYQSNKMCVWKITVAEGFNVGLSFQSFEIEKHDSCAYDFVEVRDGGSDSSPLLGRFCGYDKPDDMKSSSNQLWLKFVSDGSVNKAGFAGNFFKEMDECSRPDHGHCEQRCLNTLGSYRCACDPGYELAADRRSCETAACGGFITKLNGSLTTPGWPKEYPPNKNCVWQLVAPIQYRITLVFDVFEAEGNDVCKYDYVEVRSGLSSDSELHGKFCGAEKPDVITSQQNNMRIEFKSDNTVSKRGFKAHFFSDIDECSKENGGCQQECVNTFGSYSCQCRSGFMLHDNKHDCKEAGCDNAVSTVSGTMSSPNWPDKYPNKKACTWSLSTTPGHRIKLVFNEIDMEAHLECAYDHLEIYDGQDARAQSLGRFCGTKKPSPVMSTGNKMFLHFFSDNSVQKRGFEASYRAECGGSLKAEVNTKDLYSHAQFGDTNYPSGSDCLWVVSAEKGYGVEIIFQVFEIEEEVDCGYDYVELYDGADIKSPRLGRYCGSGAPEEVYSAGDAIVLKFHSDDSINKKGFHVRYTSTKFQDTLHASK